From Novipirellula galeiformis, the proteins below share one genomic window:
- the ftsY gene encoding signal recognition particle-docking protein FtsY, with the protein MAFWRTKKAPPDDSVSSTEAAPKSGGGLFSKMRAGLQKTRRTLNTDIRDLFKSEGRLVDDTLLNELFAKLIRTDMGIGPAETIRDDVATRLRGRVVHFEEVVQTITEQTRTMLQQESTELRLADTGPTVILVVGVNGSGKTTSIGKLANHLHQAGHKVVLGAGDTFRAAAVEQLTVWAGRIGCDIVTGKPEADPASVAFQCVEQAIATGADIAIIDTAGRLQTQTNLMQQLEKIRRVVEKKIEGAPHEVLLVLDATAGQNAISQARGFSEAAGCTGIVLAKLDGSAKGGVVLPIREQFQLPVKFVGLGEGVEDIAPFDPASFANALFSE; encoded by the coding sequence ATGGCGTTTTGGCGAACTAAGAAGGCCCCCCCCGACGATAGCGTTTCCTCGACGGAAGCTGCCCCGAAATCAGGTGGCGGTTTGTTCTCGAAGATGCGTGCCGGGCTGCAGAAAACTCGTCGCACGCTGAACACCGATATTCGCGACTTGTTCAAAAGTGAAGGACGGCTCGTCGACGACACTTTGCTGAATGAATTGTTTGCCAAGCTGATTCGAACCGACATGGGAATCGGTCCTGCGGAAACGATTCGTGACGATGTGGCGACTCGCTTGCGAGGCCGTGTCGTCCACTTTGAGGAGGTCGTGCAAACGATCACGGAACAAACCCGCACGATGCTGCAGCAGGAATCGACGGAACTTCGCCTGGCCGATACGGGCCCGACTGTCATCCTGGTGGTGGGCGTCAACGGCAGCGGCAAGACCACCTCGATCGGAAAACTAGCCAATCACCTGCACCAAGCGGGACACAAAGTCGTGCTCGGTGCGGGCGATACTTTCCGCGCCGCCGCCGTTGAACAATTGACCGTTTGGGCGGGCCGCATTGGATGCGACATCGTCACCGGCAAACCCGAAGCGGATCCCGCCAGCGTGGCGTTCCAATGCGTCGAGCAGGCGATCGCCACGGGTGCCGATATCGCGATCATCGACACAGCCGGACGCCTGCAAACGCAAACCAATTTGATGCAGCAGCTCGAGAAGATTCGCCGCGTGGTGGAAAAGAAAATCGAGGGGGCCCCCCACGAAGTGCTACTTGTTCTGGATGCCACCGCAGGGCAAAACGCAATCAGCCAGGCACGCGGATTTAGTGAAGCGGCGGGATGCACAGGCATCGTCTTGGCGAAACTCGATGGTTCAGCCAAAGGGGGCGTCGTGCTGCCCATTCGCGAACAGTTTCAATTGCCGGTGAAATTTGTCGGACTCGGCGAAGGCGTTGAGGACATCGCCCCCTTCGACCCCGCCTCGTTCGCCAACGCACTGTTCTCGGAGTAA
- the rlmN gene encoding 23S rRNA (adenine(2503)-C(2))-methyltransferase RlmN yields the protein MDLPVIPSASVPDSAASHSAGEADARIHLLDWDVEQLRTWLVEQGHQGFRAKQIWNWIYQRRASTFAEMTDLSKKLREQLEQTYVIFRAREVEAVCSSDGTDKLLVHLSGGGEVECVLLRDGSRRSICVSSQVGCAMGCVFCASGLDGVDRNLTSGEILEQMLRLQSRLHPDERLSHIVMMGMGEPLANLGQVLPALERARSPEGLGISPRRITISTVGLPPAIDRLSKHGVPYNLAVSLHAPNNELRTQLVPVNEKIGIKAVLDAADRYYEANGRRLTFEYVLLGGLNDSDECARQLLGILRRRNVMLNVIPYNPVAGLPYVTPSAKAIADFKGILISGGVNVMFRQRKGSEIDAACGQLRRNRQSV from the coding sequence TTGGATCTTCCCGTCATCCCGTCCGCTTCGGTTCCTGATTCCGCCGCCTCCCACTCGGCTGGCGAAGCGGATGCACGCATCCACCTGCTTGATTGGGATGTTGAGCAATTGCGGACGTGGCTCGTCGAGCAAGGGCATCAAGGGTTCCGTGCAAAACAAATCTGGAATTGGATTTACCAGCGTCGGGCGTCCACGTTCGCCGAAATGACCGATCTATCAAAAAAGCTCCGCGAGCAGCTTGAGCAAACCTATGTGATCTTTCGTGCTCGCGAAGTCGAAGCGGTTTGTTCGTCCGATGGGACCGACAAACTGCTCGTGCACTTGAGCGGTGGCGGAGAAGTTGAATGCGTTCTGTTGCGAGATGGCAGCCGGCGGAGCATTTGTGTGAGCAGCCAAGTGGGGTGTGCGATGGGATGCGTCTTTTGTGCCAGCGGACTTGACGGGGTCGATCGTAATCTGACAAGCGGCGAAATCCTCGAACAGATGCTGCGGCTACAATCACGACTTCATCCCGACGAGCGACTCAGTCACATCGTCATGATGGGAATGGGCGAGCCGTTGGCAAATCTTGGCCAAGTTTTGCCCGCGCTCGAGCGAGCGCGAAGTCCTGAAGGGCTGGGGATCAGCCCGCGACGAATCACGATCAGCACCGTGGGACTTCCTCCGGCGATCGATCGCCTCTCCAAACACGGAGTCCCCTACAACCTAGCGGTCAGTCTGCATGCTCCCAACAACGAACTGAGAACTCAGCTCGTGCCTGTCAATGAGAAAATCGGGATCAAAGCGGTACTCGACGCGGCGGATCGATACTACGAAGCCAATGGACGCCGATTGACCTTCGAGTATGTCTTGCTCGGTGGCTTGAATGACTCTGACGAATGCGCCCGACAACTGCTGGGAATTCTTCGCCGACGTAACGTGATGTTGAACGTGATTCCCTACAACCCGGTTGCCGGATTGCCGTACGTGACTCCGAGTGCCAAGGCGATTGCCGATTTCAAAGGCATTTTGATCTCTGGAGGTGTGAACGTCATGTTTCGACAACGCAAAGGTAGCGAGATTGATGCCGCCTGTGGCCAATTGCGTCGCAACCGCCAATCGGTCTGA
- a CDS encoding M20/M25/M40 family metallo-hydrolase yields the protein MDADTTLQRFLELAAIPGRSGDERGVAEHLVAIFKAAGVPEAQIQFDGAETRTQLKGNCGNLIVTLPGNGSGPTTLLSAHMDTVPICVGSQPVVEGEHVHSAAATGLGADDRAGCAAILTAALERLKLGDEHFPPAVIGFFVQEEIGLHGARNLDVSFVGNVQRAFNFDGGAPEKVTIGAVGGERMTIQILGTPAHAGVAPEQGASAIVMASKAIADLDQRGWLGKIEKDGQRGTANVGIIQGGDATNVITPRVTLRAEARSHDAEMRTRIVTEIRQAFLAAAESVCTDSGVCGQIEFETQVDYEAFRLGEDHPSIQAAKDAIEKVGRTPYCEVANGGLDANWLFLHGIQAVTLGCGQQKIHTINERLEIAEYLDACRMATWLITEGAGRAG from the coding sequence ATGGACGCCGACACGACACTCCAACGATTCCTCGAACTCGCCGCAATTCCTGGGCGAAGTGGTGACGAGCGGGGCGTTGCCGAGCATCTCGTCGCAATCTTCAAAGCGGCCGGAGTCCCCGAGGCCCAGATTCAGTTCGATGGTGCCGAAACGCGAACCCAGCTCAAAGGAAATTGTGGCAATTTGATCGTGACATTGCCCGGGAACGGCTCGGGGCCGACCACGTTGTTGTCCGCCCACATGGATACGGTACCGATTTGCGTCGGCAGCCAACCGGTGGTCGAAGGCGAACACGTACATAGCGCCGCTGCGACCGGACTCGGAGCGGATGATCGAGCGGGATGTGCGGCAATCTTAACGGCCGCTCTGGAGCGATTGAAGCTCGGCGACGAGCACTTCCCGCCTGCAGTGATCGGTTTCTTTGTTCAAGAAGAGATCGGCTTGCACGGTGCTCGAAATCTCGATGTCTCGTTCGTTGGCAACGTTCAACGAGCCTTCAACTTTGATGGAGGCGCTCCGGAAAAGGTGACGATCGGTGCGGTGGGTGGCGAGCGGATGACGATTCAAATCCTGGGGACGCCAGCCCACGCGGGGGTGGCGCCCGAGCAGGGTGCCAGCGCAATCGTGATGGCATCCAAAGCCATCGCCGACTTAGATCAACGAGGTTGGCTCGGCAAGATCGAAAAGGATGGCCAGAGGGGGACCGCCAATGTCGGTATCATCCAGGGCGGCGATGCGACCAATGTGATCACGCCGCGGGTGACGCTGCGTGCCGAAGCGCGAAGTCATGACGCCGAGATGCGTACGCGAATTGTCACCGAGATTCGCCAAGCGTTCCTTGCGGCTGCTGAAAGCGTCTGCACCGATTCGGGCGTCTGCGGACAAATCGAATTTGAAACGCAGGTCGATTACGAGGCATTCCGGTTGGGCGAAGATCATCCTTCGATCCAAGCCGCCAAGGACGCGATTGAAAAGGTCGGACGCACGCCGTATTGCGAAGTCGCCAACGGCGGGCTCGATGCAAATTGGTTGTTCCTGCACGGAATCCAAGCGGTCACGCTGGGGTGTGGCCAGCAAAAGATCCATACGATCAACGAACGTTTAGAGATCGCCGAATACCTCGACGCCTGCCGGATGGCAACATGGCTGATCACCGAAGGAGCCGGACGTGCAGGATGA
- a CDS encoding DUF4838 domain-containing protein, whose amino-acid sequence MCRIALVAVCGLSFWLFWGNALAGAEPPTVEISRQSTAALAITIGEQASPDVKKSAEQLATYLQKLSGAKFAVQIGDGSSGIIVGQPTDFTHLPFSLSFQTGPFHREDYLLRSHSQGLYLLAASDLGVSHAVWDLLYRLGYRQFFPGPTWEVIPETRDLSLAVEARQSPDFYSRRIWYNWGLWGYNNEPYQQWCIRNRATQGFQLRSGHAYGGILAANRAAFTAHPEYFAEIDGERRTEGGDLKFCISNPGLRKLVVDHAVRRVQAAPDQDSISMDPSDGGNWCTCEACRQMGSPSDRALTLANEVARAINALGLGDKYVGMYAYNEHSPPPKIEADPHVIISVTTAFLRGGFTFDQIIEGWQARGATTGVYDYLSVVAWDWNLPRGGKAARIAQVQSSLPRFYQQGARFYDAESGDCWGPCGLGYFLASRLMWDVDEADQTDAIIEDFLDRAFGSAKEPMREFYRLINQDDSRRPPSDLVGRMYLTLERAKAATQDHRIHARLDDLILYTRYAELYYGFAAGQTSLEKVASHAYRIRKTMMVHSYGLWARLVSQQAALTEGHPWKREEPFTSAEITQILKQGIAQNQPVDPGFESVTFSKNLVPATGLKLPEVEPGHWPNRPQDRQHYYIWLGEEDKPLNLNVRVEKVWANRPPKLSLYSPQEVKIEPVAIDDSYLPDGVERTLTLETPYQGLHRVETIDGGDYTSIRWPPKLPVTVESGIDTPNVTTHFRGQWSLYFYVPKGTAIVGGWASRIANWAPRISGKLLDGSGRERLDFGTAQEGWFNVSVPEGEDGKLWKFEHSQGQRLLMTVPPYLARSPEALLLPAEVVQQDSQP is encoded by the coding sequence ATGTGTCGCATTGCACTTGTTGCCGTTTGTGGATTGTCGTTTTGGTTGTTTTGGGGAAATGCTTTGGCAGGGGCGGAACCCCCGACCGTCGAAATCTCGCGGCAATCCACTGCCGCGCTCGCGATCACGATCGGCGAGCAAGCGTCGCCGGACGTCAAAAAGTCCGCCGAGCAATTGGCGACGTATCTACAGAAGTTGAGCGGTGCCAAGTTTGCAGTACAAATCGGTGACGGGAGTAGCGGGATCATCGTCGGCCAACCCACTGACTTTACCCACTTGCCGTTTTCGTTGAGCTTTCAAACAGGCCCCTTTCACCGCGAGGACTACCTGCTGCGTTCGCACTCACAAGGCTTGTACTTGCTAGCCGCTTCGGATCTAGGCGTGTCGCACGCGGTTTGGGATCTGTTGTATCGACTTGGTTATCGCCAGTTTTTTCCGGGGCCGACGTGGGAGGTGATTCCTGAGACGCGCGATCTCAGTTTGGCGGTTGAGGCACGGCAGAGTCCCGACTTTTACTCACGCCGTATTTGGTACAACTGGGGGCTGTGGGGCTACAACAACGAGCCGTATCAACAATGGTGCATTCGCAACCGCGCGACCCAAGGGTTTCAGCTCCGTAGCGGTCACGCTTACGGTGGTATTCTCGCGGCCAATCGGGCTGCCTTTACAGCTCATCCTGAATACTTTGCCGAGATCGACGGAGAGCGACGGACCGAGGGAGGCGATCTCAAATTCTGTATCTCCAACCCCGGCCTTCGCAAGTTGGTCGTGGATCATGCCGTGCGGCGGGTCCAGGCCGCGCCCGATCAGGACAGTATCTCGATGGACCCCAGCGATGGCGGCAATTGGTGCACTTGCGAGGCTTGCCGACAAATGGGCAGCCCCAGCGATCGCGCCCTGACACTGGCCAACGAAGTCGCTCGAGCGATCAATGCGCTTGGATTAGGGGACAAGTATGTCGGCATGTATGCTTACAATGAGCACTCGCCGCCGCCTAAGATCGAGGCCGATCCGCATGTGATCATCAGCGTCACGACGGCCTTCCTGCGCGGTGGATTCACGTTCGATCAAATCATTGAAGGTTGGCAAGCTCGAGGCGCCACGACCGGGGTGTATGATTATTTAAGTGTGGTCGCTTGGGATTGGAACTTGCCTCGCGGGGGTAAAGCCGCACGAATCGCCCAGGTTCAATCTTCGTTGCCACGGTTTTACCAACAGGGCGCCCGCTTCTACGATGCAGAATCCGGCGACTGCTGGGGACCCTGTGGGCTCGGCTACTTTTTGGCCAGCCGGCTGATGTGGGACGTCGACGAAGCCGACCAAACCGACGCCATCATCGAAGACTTTCTCGACCGCGCGTTCGGGTCAGCGAAAGAACCGATGCGTGAGTTCTATCGATTGATCAATCAAGACGACAGCCGCCGCCCGCCGTCCGATTTGGTGGGACGGATGTATCTCACGCTGGAAAGAGCAAAAGCAGCGACCCAGGATCACCGCATTCATGCCCGCTTGGATGACTTGATTCTGTACACCCGCTATGCCGAACTGTACTACGGGTTCGCCGCCGGCCAAACGTCGCTGGAAAAGGTGGCGAGCCATGCCTATCGAATTCGTAAAACGATGATGGTTCACAGCTATGGGCTGTGGGCAAGGTTGGTCAGCCAACAGGCGGCATTGACCGAGGGACATCCCTGGAAACGCGAAGAGCCGTTCACGTCGGCGGAGATCACGCAAATTCTGAAACAGGGGATTGCCCAGAACCAACCGGTCGATCCCGGCTTTGAAAGTGTCACGTTCAGTAAAAATTTGGTGCCGGCGACCGGCTTGAAATTACCCGAGGTCGAGCCCGGCCATTGGCCCAACCGTCCCCAAGATCGACAGCACTATTACATTTGGCTTGGCGAAGAGGACAAGCCGCTGAACTTGAACGTGCGCGTCGAAAAAGTTTGGGCCAACCGGCCGCCGAAATTGAGTCTGTATTCGCCGCAAGAAGTCAAAATCGAGCCCGTCGCGATCGACGACAGTTACTTGCCCGATGGTGTCGAACGGACGCTAACGCTGGAGACCCCCTACCAGGGTTTACATCGCGTCGAGACCATCGACGGTGGTGACTACACGTCCATTCGCTGGCCACCGAAGTTGCCGGTCACGGTGGAGTCGGGAATTGACACTCCCAATGTGACAACTCATTTTCGCGGCCAATGGTCGCTGTATTTTTATGTCCCCAAAGGGACCGCGATCGTTGGTGGTTGGGCGTCACGGATCGCTAATTGGGCGCCGCGCATCTCGGGCAAACTGCTCGATGGTTCGGGCCGTGAGCGGCTGGATTTTGGTACCGCCCAAGAGGGCTGGTTCAATGTCTCGGTGCCGGAAGGCGAAGACGGAAAACTGTGGAAATTTGAACACAGCCAGGGGCAGCGTCTGTTGATGACCGTTCCGCCCTATCTGGCTCGCAGCCCCGAAGCGTTGCTGTTGCCCGCCGAAGTCGTACAGCAGGATTCGCAGCCATGA
- a CDS encoding porin: MKISKLAMLAMMVCGVNAGISSNVRANEIDLVSYCADKNCDCGEPVCGCEPIAPSCDTGSCDSGCDSLGCGVGSEVRSILAGGDCCLGDPWTLFGESNGWSAGGWLQLGYHSDALPLFNSRPDELQLHQAWLYAEKAIDTSGGFDIGGRIDYLYGTDSQDTQAFGINNDHWDNGWDRGSDYGHAMPQLYMEAGYGDLSVKVGHFYTIIGHEVVQATGNFFYSHSYTMYHSEPFTHTGALATYNVNDNVTAYGGYVMGWNSGFEDNGDAFLGGLSVDLTEDLTVTYATTGGVFANNLAAYERGYMHSIVADLALSDKLQYIFQSDVLDTEDRAGATARESFDINQYLIYKVNDCWSYGTRFEWYDAKSGLLAGNKADVYALTAGVNYKPHSNVTIRPELRYDWVEGNPAGILENNDDDQWTFGIDSVFTF; the protein is encoded by the coding sequence ATGAAGATTAGCAAACTCGCTATGTTGGCCATGATGGTCTGCGGCGTTAATGCCGGAATTAGCTCAAACGTACGTGCAAACGAAATCGATTTGGTTTCGTATTGTGCGGATAAAAACTGTGACTGTGGTGAACCCGTTTGTGGTTGCGAGCCGATCGCGCCCAGTTGCGATACAGGAAGCTGTGACAGCGGATGCGATTCGCTGGGTTGCGGCGTCGGATCGGAAGTCCGAAGCATTCTGGCCGGTGGCGATTGCTGCTTGGGCGACCCGTGGACGCTGTTCGGCGAAAGCAACGGTTGGTCCGCTGGCGGTTGGTTGCAATTGGGTTACCACAGCGACGCGCTGCCATTGTTCAATAGCCGCCCTGATGAACTACAACTGCATCAAGCGTGGTTGTATGCTGAAAAGGCAATCGATACCTCCGGCGGTTTTGATATCGGGGGTCGCATTGACTATCTCTACGGTACCGACTCGCAAGACACGCAAGCGTTCGGTATCAACAATGATCATTGGGACAACGGTTGGGACCGCGGATCGGATTACGGTCACGCGATGCCTCAGTTGTACATGGAAGCCGGTTACGGCGATCTGTCGGTCAAGGTCGGTCACTTCTACACCATCATCGGTCACGAAGTGGTTCAAGCGACTGGCAACTTCTTCTACAGCCACTCGTACACGATGTACCACAGCGAGCCATTCACGCACACCGGTGCTTTGGCAACCTACAACGTGAACGACAACGTTACCGCCTACGGTGGATACGTGATGGGGTGGAATAGCGGTTTCGAAGACAACGGCGACGCATTCCTCGGTGGATTGTCGGTTGATTTGACCGAAGATTTGACCGTGACTTATGCGACCACCGGAGGCGTTTTCGCCAACAACCTAGCCGCATACGAGCGGGGCTACATGCACTCGATCGTTGCCGACTTGGCTCTGTCGGATAAGCTTCAGTACATCTTCCAAAGCGACGTGCTTGATACCGAAGATCGCGCCGGAGCTACCGCTCGTGAAAGCTTCGACATCAACCAATACTTGATCTACAAGGTCAATGATTGCTGGTCCTACGGTACTCGTTTCGAGTGGTACGATGCGAAGTCGGGACTCCTGGCTGGCAACAAGGCCGACGTTTACGCCTTAACCGCAGGGGTGAACTACAAGCCACACTCCAACGTCACGATTCGTCCGGAACTTCGTTACGATTGGGTTGAAGGAAATCCAGCGGGGATCCTCGAGAACAACGACGACGATCAATGGACCTTCGGAATTGACTCGGTCTTCACATTCTAA
- the miaE gene encoding tRNA-(ms[2]io[6]A)-hydroxylase encodes MLHLKSESAARWLDQVDQALDEILIDHAHCERKAASMAMNFINAYAENRDLCREMKRIVEEELEHFEMVLDILEQRGVAFRRLTPGPYGRDLNELVRSQEPDRAVDRLLVASLIEARSCERFSLLSEHVREREPELAEFYAGLFESEARHHTTYVRLAEYFAPRDVVRERLNQLSASEATIIATGSTLPRMHS; translated from the coding sequence ATGTTGCATTTGAAATCGGAATCCGCAGCTCGTTGGCTTGACCAAGTCGATCAAGCTCTCGACGAAATCCTTATCGACCATGCGCATTGCGAACGCAAAGCGGCATCCATGGCCATGAACTTTATCAATGCCTATGCCGAAAATCGCGATCTTTGCCGCGAGATGAAGCGAATTGTCGAAGAGGAACTCGAACACTTTGAAATGGTGCTGGATATTCTCGAACAGCGAGGCGTTGCGTTTCGCCGCTTAACCCCGGGACCGTATGGACGAGACTTGAACGAGCTCGTTCGCTCTCAAGAACCCGATCGCGCCGTCGATCGATTGTTGGTGGCATCGTTGATCGAAGCTCGTAGCTGCGAGCGTTTTAGTCTACTCAGCGAACACGTTCGCGAGCGTGAACCCGAGCTAGCGGAATTCTACGCGGGGCTTTTCGAAAGCGAGGCTCGACATCATACGACCTATGTACGTCTGGCCGAATACTTTGCTCCGCGTGACGTGGTCCGCGAACGACTGAACCAACTGTCTGCTTCGGAAGCGACGATCATTGCAACCGGTTCAACGCTCCCCCGCATGCACAGTTAA
- a CDS encoding (2Fe-2S)-binding protein → MQDDDELCLCFHVTRRKVVQFIRVQKPKRASQLSECFGAGTGCGWCRPFLRKLMDEANPETVDLPDPAKYSQQRSEYRKNKSS, encoded by the coding sequence GTGCAGGATGATGACGAGCTCTGCTTGTGCTTTCACGTCACACGCCGCAAGGTCGTGCAATTCATTCGTGTTCAGAAACCAAAGCGAGCGAGCCAGTTGTCGGAATGTTTTGGCGCTGGTACAGGATGCGGTTGGTGTCGCCCATTTTTGCGAAAGCTGATGGACGAAGCCAATCCGGAAACCGTAGACCTGCCCGACCCCGCGAAATACTCGCAGCAGCGTTCCGAGTACCGCAAAAACAAGTCGAGCTGA
- a CDS encoding glycine zipper domain-containing protein has translation MNKKHLIAIVLVCSSLNVVNAQDHTHRRRGAILGGLAGAAIGAAIGDKGNNETTGALIGGAVGAIAGGTIGNAKDARIEHNRIDHSAPPQHVHSYPRYTPSVDPHSGYPQYRSTSPHHVHRSAMPAPPPTIYQSRPNWQAESQYVGPLSPLDVVSMKRRGVSDVAVVKHLQTYGIVMPLSVRDIIGMHDQGVSEFVIDAMQVAPVMQPTPSSPILSSPTLSSPTLHGPS, from the coding sequence ATGAACAAGAAGCACTTGATCGCGATCGTACTGGTTTGTTCGTCGCTGAATGTTGTCAACGCACAAGACCATACGCATCGGCGTCGAGGTGCGATCCTCGGCGGACTTGCCGGGGCCGCGATCGGCGCTGCGATTGGCGATAAGGGAAACAATGAAACTACCGGTGCGTTGATCGGGGGCGCCGTCGGCGCGATTGCCGGTGGCACGATCGGTAACGCTAAGGATGCACGGATCGAGCACAACCGAATCGATCACTCTGCTCCGCCCCAACACGTTCATTCATACCCTCGGTACACGCCGTCGGTCGATCCACATTCGGGCTATCCGCAGTACCGGTCAACGTCGCCGCATCACGTGCACCGCAGTGCGATGCCAGCACCGCCGCCAACGATCTATCAAAGTCGCCCCAATTGGCAAGCGGAATCACAGTACGTTGGCCCGCTGTCGCCATTGGACGTCGTCTCGATGAAACGCCGCGGAGTCTCGGACGTCGCGGTAGTCAAGCATCTGCAAACGTATGGCATTGTGATGCCGTTGAGCGTGCGGGACATCATTGGGATGCACGACCAAGGGGTTTCTGAATTTGTCATCGATGCCATGCAAGTTGCACCGGTGATGCAGCCCACACCGAGCTCGCCCATATTGAGCTCTCCCACGCTGAGCTCGCCCACACTTCACGGCCCTTCGTAA
- a CDS encoding histidine phosphatase family protein, producing MQLYLIRHAESENNAMPPYQRIEDPAITARGRLQSEYLAKWTSTLRIDTLITSPFRRSIQTTRFIVDQSPQRVHVWHNVFERGGCFRGHGPAATEGGPGMGRDRIEKEFSALPHDCIIDESITDAGWWAGNTRETDDQANARAGVVTERLIESFGSSGKTIVAVIHADFKRCLLTKMLANVTNVEKIGSLINTGITKVDYDGHGWKLHWLNSASHLPSRLVTGNET from the coding sequence ATGCAACTTTACCTGATTCGACACGCGGAAAGTGAAAACAATGCCATGCCGCCTTATCAACGGATCGAGGATCCTGCGATCACCGCGCGTGGCCGCTTGCAATCGGAATACCTAGCCAAGTGGACGAGCACGCTCAGGATCGACACGTTGATCACCAGCCCGTTTCGCCGATCGATCCAAACCACTCGCTTCATTGTTGACCAATCGCCGCAACGCGTTCACGTGTGGCACAATGTCTTTGAACGCGGAGGCTGTTTCCGTGGCCACGGCCCCGCTGCTACCGAAGGCGGTCCCGGAATGGGACGCGACCGTATTGAAAAGGAATTCTCCGCTCTTCCCCACGACTGCATCATTGACGAATCGATCACCGACGCAGGCTGGTGGGCGGGGAACACACGAGAAACCGATGACCAAGCGAACGCACGAGCGGGCGTCGTCACCGAGCGACTGATTGAGTCATTCGGATCAAGCGGCAAGACAATCGTCGCGGTCATTCACGCCGACTTCAAACGATGTCTGTTAACGAAGATGCTTGCCAATGTGACCAACGTTGAAAAAATTGGCTCGCTCATCAATACCGGCATCACCAAGGTGGACTACGACGGCCACGGGTGGAAACTGCATTGGCTGAATTCGGCGAGCCATTTGCCGTCACGGTTGGTGACGGGCAACGAGACGTGA